One Natronomonas moolapensis 8.8.11 genomic region harbors:
- a CDS encoding DHH family phosphoesterase, with translation MDDRLIDDERISLHRRSLLPGEGFFSPDSFDDDVAEREAEETLEGADRVVVADPDADGLGCVALVRAAFGTAGLLPAGPHEFAEALEYVAAYGDPGLDVFVCDLCPDSGRDIETLPAVAELAGSVRWFDHHQWDDSLAEAVDEHAELVVGDSESVCSTDVTLAELDAELDDRYADLAAVTRDHDLWLRDDPRSDDIADYAYWAAPEEYTETVLEHGADLPEPVETFLEEKRVEKDALIGKATERAAFHEIGEWTVGVTYGRCSQNEVAEAMRESGADASVIVKPAGSASIRGTDTFERCHEVARQVNGGGHPKAAGCKPDIYDDMLDYAHHWSTRGEVAKRVILEAFRTLDREAETDA, from the coding sequence ATGGACGATCGACTCATCGACGACGAGCGGATATCGCTTCATCGCCGGTCGCTGTTGCCCGGCGAGGGATTTTTTAGCCCGGATTCGTTCGACGACGACGTCGCCGAACGCGAGGCCGAAGAGACGCTCGAAGGGGCCGACCGGGTCGTCGTTGCCGATCCCGACGCCGACGGCCTCGGCTGTGTCGCCTTGGTCCGGGCCGCCTTCGGGACCGCGGGGCTGCTTCCGGCCGGCCCCCACGAGTTCGCGGAGGCGCTCGAGTACGTCGCGGCGTACGGCGACCCCGGTCTCGACGTGTTCGTCTGTGATCTCTGTCCCGATTCCGGCCGGGACATCGAAACGCTTCCCGCCGTCGCCGAACTGGCGGGGTCCGTCCGATGGTTCGATCACCACCAGTGGGACGACTCCCTCGCCGAGGCAGTCGACGAGCATGCCGAGTTGGTCGTCGGTGACTCCGAGTCGGTCTGTTCGACTGACGTGACGCTTGCGGAACTCGACGCCGAGCTCGACGACCGGTACGCCGACCTCGCGGCGGTCACCAGAGATCACGATCTGTGGCTGCGCGATGACCCCCGGAGCGACGACATCGCCGACTACGCCTACTGGGCCGCCCCCGAGGAGTACACCGAGACGGTCCTCGAACACGGGGCCGACCTGCCCGAACCGGTCGAGACCTTCCTCGAGGAGAAACGCGTCGAGAAGGACGCGTTGATCGGGAAAGCCACGGAACGGGCGGCGTTCCACGAGATCGGCGAGTGGACCGTCGGCGTCACCTACGGTCGGTGTTCTCAAAACGAGGTCGCCGAGGCGATGCGCGAGTCGGGCGCCGACGCGTCGGTGATCGTCAAACCCGCAGGATCGGCGTCGATCCGGGGGACGGACACCTTCGAGCGCTGTCACGAGGTCGCCCGACAGGTCAACGGCGGCGGCCACCCGAAAGCCGCCGGCTGCAAGCCCGACATCTACGACGATATGCTCGATTACGCCCACCACTGGAGCACCCGCGGCGAGGTCGCCAAACGGGTGATCCTCGAGGCGTTTCGGACGCTCGATCGCGAGGCCGAAACCGACGCGTAA
- a CDS encoding dihydroorotase, giving the protein MLFRDATLADGRVRDVRIDGESIVDVGTGLDDDGETIDADGKRLLPGMIDAHVHFRQPGFPHKETWLTGSKSAAAGGVTTVFDQPNTEPPTVDAAGYERKAELASASLVDYAINGGVTDDWAPEELLEKPIGALGEVFLADSTGEMGIGTGRYEEAVKRAHDAGVPITVHAEDAALFDESVIDRTDPDAWSAYRTAAAEIEAIRHACRVAADLGARVHIAHTSTPEGVEATSEAGMTCEVTPHHLFLSRADLEELGTFGRMNPPLRSEDRRESMLRLLADGDIDIVATDHAPHTRTEKDAGIWDAPSGVPGVETALPLLLEEARNGRLGYDRIRDVTAANVADIFGLEHGGRIEAGNRADLVLVDPDASVPIRGEDLHSKCEWTPFEGRRGVFPELTTVRGCVVFRDGEFADVAGRNVRR; this is encoded by the coding sequence ATGCTATTCCGCGACGCGACGCTGGCCGACGGCCGGGTGCGCGATGTCCGGATCGACGGGGAGTCGATCGTCGATGTCGGAACCGGACTCGACGACGACGGAGAGACGATCGACGCCGACGGAAAACGCCTGTTGCCCGGGATGATCGACGCGCACGTCCACTTCCGCCAGCCCGGGTTCCCGCACAAAGAGACTTGGTTGACGGGGTCGAAAAGCGCCGCCGCGGGCGGCGTCACGACGGTGTTCGACCAGCCGAACACCGAACCGCCGACGGTCGATGCAGCAGGGTACGAACGAAAGGCCGAACTCGCGTCGGCGTCGCTCGTCGACTACGCGATCAACGGCGGTGTTACCGACGATTGGGCCCCCGAAGAACTCCTCGAGAAGCCGATCGGCGCGCTCGGTGAGGTGTTTCTCGCCGATTCGACGGGCGAGATGGGGATCGGCACGGGACGCTACGAAGAGGCGGTGAAGCGTGCCCACGACGCGGGCGTTCCGATCACGGTTCACGCCGAGGACGCGGCACTGTTCGACGAGTCGGTCATAGATCGCACCGATCCAGACGCCTGGAGCGCCTACCGGACCGCAGCCGCCGAAATCGAAGCGATCCGGCACGCCTGTCGAGTCGCCGCCGACCTCGGCGCGCGCGTCCATATCGCGCACACGTCCACCCCGGAAGGCGTCGAGGCCACCTCGGAAGCGGGAATGACCTGCGAGGTGACGCCGCATCACCTGTTCCTCTCGCGGGCGGACCTCGAGGAGCTCGGCACATTCGGGCGGATGAACCCACCGCTTCGGAGCGAGGACCGACGCGAGTCGATGCTCCGATTGCTCGCCGACGGCGATATCGATATCGTCGCGACGGACCACGCACCCCACACCCGCACCGAGAAGGACGCGGGAATCTGGGACGCACCGAGCGGCGTCCCGGGGGTCGAAACCGCCCTCCCGCTGCTGTTGGAGGAGGCGCGGAACGGGCGGCTCGGATACGATCGGATCCGGGACGTCACCGCCGCCAACGTCGCCGACATCTTCGGTCTCGAACACGGGGGGCGGATCGAGGCGGGCAATCGCGCGGATCTCGTGTTGGTCGATCCTGACGCGAGCGTCCCGATCCGGGGAGAGGACCTACACTCGAAGTGCGAGTGGACGCCGTTCGAGGGACGACGGGGGGTGTTCCCGGAACTCACGACAGTTCGGGGGTGCGTCGTCTTCCGCGACGGGGAGTTCGCCGACGTCGCGGGACGCAACGTCCGCCGCTAG
- a CDS encoding GNAT family N-acetyltransferase: MTREYPDDVAGPYEAPPYEFEDREGRVIEVERYDDGIEPLLEMYAAFDPEDRAQGIPPTNEDQIRTWLETLVEADALNVIAWHGEAPIGHAMLVPDDGGSFELAIFVLREYQNAGIGTGLIEGLLGAGREDGVERVWLSVERWNKPAITLYRKVGFRPTDDGSFELEMSARLTSDA; the protein is encoded by the coding sequence ATGACCCGCGAGTATCCGGACGACGTGGCCGGCCCCTACGAGGCCCCGCCGTACGAGTTCGAGGACCGCGAGGGGCGAGTGATCGAGGTCGAGCGGTACGACGACGGGATCGAACCACTGTTGGAGATGTACGCCGCGTTCGACCCCGAGGACCGCGCACAGGGTATCCCGCCGACGAACGAGGATCAGATCCGAACGTGGCTCGAGACGCTCGTCGAGGCCGATGCGCTCAACGTGATCGCGTGGCACGGAGAAGCCCCGATCGGGCACGCGATGTTGGTTCCGGACGACGGCGGCTCCTTCGAGTTGGCGATTTTCGTGCTCAGGGAGTATCAAAACGCCGGCATCGGGACGGGCCTCATCGAGGGGCTGCTCGGCGCCGGACGCGAGGACGGGGTCGAGCGCGTCTGGCTGTCGGTCGAACGCTGGAACAAGCCGGCCATCACACTCTACCGGAAAGTCGGCTTCAGGCCGACCGACGACGGGAGCTTCGAACTCGAGATGTCGGCGCGGCTGACGTCGGACGCGTAG
- a CDS encoding DUF367 family protein, producing the protein MELHVRYEGDDDPEKCSARKLARFDLASLHRSARGTPHGIVLDPYADRALSPADAEEAPHGRLIALDCSWETAEAEAFRLDGPHRSLPFLVAANPVNYGTPFRLNTVEAFAGALCILGYRHRAEELLGKFRWGHTFLELNEEPLRRYANCSDSTDVIDVQSGYLDQ; encoded by the coding sequence GTGGAGCTACACGTCCGGTACGAGGGCGACGACGACCCCGAGAAGTGTTCGGCCCGAAAGCTCGCCCGCTTCGACCTCGCGAGCCTCCACCGGTCGGCCCGGGGGACGCCCCACGGGATCGTCCTCGATCCCTACGCCGATCGGGCGCTTTCGCCGGCCGACGCTGAGGAAGCACCACACGGGCGGCTGATCGCGCTGGACTGTTCGTGGGAAACCGCCGAGGCGGAGGCGTTCCGCCTCGATGGGCCTCACCGATCGCTGCCGTTCCTCGTCGCCGCCAATCCCGTCAACTACGGAACGCCGTTCCGGCTCAACACCGTCGAGGCGTTCGCCGGCGCGCTCTGTATCCTCGGCTACCGCCACCGCGCGGAGGAACTCCTCGGGAAGTTCCGCTGGGGGCATACGTTCTTGGAGTTGAACGAGGAGCCGCTCCGGCGGTACGCCAACTGCTCGGACTCTACCGATGTGATCGACGTGCAATCCGGATACCTCGATCAGTGA
- a CDS encoding nuclear transport factor 2 family protein, which produces MDGAELAREYYRSIDEDDYDALAGVVSGGFVHRRPDRTIEGREAFVSFMRSGRPERETTHVIESVYADDGGDVAVEGRLLRSDGETWFGFVDAFEIAEGAIASIRTYTGPGAE; this is translated from the coding sequence ATGGACGGCGCCGAGTTGGCTCGGGAGTACTACCGATCGATCGACGAGGACGACTACGACGCGCTCGCGGGGGTCGTCTCCGGTGGGTTCGTCCACCGACGTCCCGACCGGACGATCGAGGGGCGCGAGGCGTTCGTTTCGTTCATGCGGAGCGGCCGTCCCGAGCGAGAGACGACGCACGTCATCGAGTCGGTCTACGCCGACGACGGCGGGGACGTGGCCGTCGAAGGGCGGTTGCTTCGTTCCGACGGGGAGACCTGGTTTGGCTTCGTCGATGCGTTCGAAATCGCCGAGGGTGCGATCGCGAGCATCCGGACGTACACCGGGCCCGGAGCGGAGTGA
- a CDS encoding universal stress protein has protein sequence MFETVVVATDGSESVSRAVDCTFDLARRFDATVHALHVIDESRLEPLPERLHSDVRGALDEQGTDAIDAIVEANADTEEPIDLETAVRTGRPATQIVGYVQDIDADGVAMGTRGRSGDHSFLLGSVAERVVRTCPVPVMTVRQLE, from the coding sequence ATGTTCGAGACGGTGGTCGTGGCGACCGACGGCTCCGAAAGCGTCTCGCGGGCGGTCGACTGTACGTTCGATCTCGCCCGGCGGTTCGACGCCACCGTACACGCGCTCCACGTGATCGACGAGAGCCGCTTGGAGCCGCTTCCCGAACGCCTCCACAGCGACGTCCGCGGCGCGCTCGACGAACAGGGCACCGACGCGATCGACGCGATCGTCGAGGCCAACGCCGACACCGAGGAGCCGATCGATCTAGAAACGGCCGTCCGTACCGGCCGACCCGCGACCCAGATCGTCGGGTACGTACAGGACATCGACGCCGACGGTGTCGCGATGGGCACGCGTGGGCGGAGCGGTGATCACTCCTTTCTCCTCGGGAGCGTCGCCGAACGGGTCGTCCGGACCTGCCCGGTCCCCGTCATGACCGTTCGCCAACTCGAGTGA
- a CDS encoding DUF5806 family protein translates to MADDGQATVGADGSETGTDSPDDAVPSDVREYARFSKIDGATYDRANEFLRERTYVTAREWAIARLCADFRTETGVEMTKIGENLPELVPFMTDTYSPQAVNQARSSFDEKVRTAGATFLYGAMCDFYTAEELDELMYEITEVAKFLLEVEGVELSVDEELEAEERISSVMREVRESSAALRRDEIHCPNCGHEVDAGDD, encoded by the coding sequence ATGGCCGATGATGGACAGGCAACCGTCGGTGCCGACGGATCGGAGACGGGAACGGACAGCCCCGACGACGCCGTCCCGTCGGACGTCCGGGAGTACGCCCGGTTTTCGAAGATCGACGGCGCGACCTACGACCGCGCCAACGAGTTCCTCCGGGAACGGACCTACGTCACTGCCCGCGAGTGGGCGATCGCGCGGCTCTGTGCCGACTTCAGGACCGAGACCGGCGTCGAGATGACGAAGATCGGGGAGAACCTCCCCGAACTCGTTCCTTTCATGACTGACACCTACAGCCCGCAAGCGGTGAATCAGGCCCGCTCCTCCTTCGACGAGAAGGTCCGGACGGCCGGAGCGACGTTTCTGTACGGCGCGATGTGCGATTTCTACACCGCAGAGGAGCTAGACGAGTTGATGTACGAAATCACGGAGGTCGCGAAGTTCCTCTTAGAGGTCGAAGGCGTCGAGTTGAGCGTCGACGAGGAACTGGAAGCCGAAGAACGGATCTCGAGTGTGATGCGCGAGGTTCGAGAGTCCTCCGCAGCGCTCAGACGCGACGAAATTCACTGCCCGAACTGCGGCCACGAAGTCGACGCCGGCGACGACTAG
- a CDS encoding universal stress protein, producing MEIDTVLVPVDGTDAAMNAVEYGVAIADRYEASVHALYLLGENAAKAIDDGSIDATAVADRGKNVMDGVRAVAGDVPIDHSSACGFSISRLSQHPGTVILDVAEMLDVGFVVVPRQPVTGDSEAVIEKAAEYVLAHASQPVLSV from the coding sequence ATGGAGATCGACACGGTGCTCGTACCCGTCGACGGTACGGACGCAGCGATGAACGCCGTCGAGTATGGGGTCGCAATCGCGGACCGGTACGAGGCGTCCGTCCACGCGCTGTATCTCCTCGGCGAGAACGCGGCGAAAGCGATCGACGACGGGAGCATCGACGCGACCGCCGTCGCCGACCGTGGAAAAAACGTCATGGACGGCGTACGGGCCGTCGCCGGCGACGTCCCGATCGATCACTCCTCGGCCTGTGGCTTTTCCATCTCGAGGTTGAGCCAACACCCCGGGACGGTCATCCTCGACGTCGCCGAGATGCTCGACGTCGGCTTCGTCGTCGTCCCGCGACAGCCGGTCACCGGCGACTCCGAAGCAGTGATCGAGAAGGCGGCCGAATACGTGCTTGCTCACGCTTCACAGCCGGTGTTGTCGGTCTGA
- a CDS encoding universal stress protein, producing the protein MKALLGIGGSEDSLRALEKAVTRAKEAGDDLTIAIVENPDASLSQSEIEARASEVLSKTDFEADLRTLAGHPGSQLLELAERGSYDRIVLGGGETSPLGKVQLGSIAEFVLLNARTTVTLIR; encoded by the coding sequence ATGAAAGCTCTGTTGGGCATCGGCGGGAGCGAGGACTCGCTTCGTGCCCTCGAGAAAGCGGTCACGCGGGCCAAAGAAGCAGGTGACGACCTGACGATCGCCATCGTCGAAAACCCAGACGCATCGTTATCACAGTCGGAAATAGAGGCGCGCGCGAGTGAGGTATTGTCGAAGACGGACTTCGAGGCGGATCTCAGAACGCTCGCCGGGCATCCAGGAAGCCAACTGCTCGAACTCGCTGAACGCGGCTCCTACGATCGGATCGTCCTCGGCGGTGGTGAGACGAGCCCTCTCGGGAAGGTACAGCTCGGCTCGATCGCGGAGTTCGTCCTCCTGAACGCCAGAACGACGGTGACCCTCATCCGATGA